In Methanoregula sp., a single window of DNA contains:
- a CDS encoding oligosaccharyl transferase, archaeosortase A system-associated: protein MDFFKKFTKQQCIIGAVLLSFMAVALILRAIPALFIHDAGFLYLYDTDSYYTLRQIEVMVNHFPQYNWFDPMTAFPGGKTLDWGPLVPFIAATLCLITGATTRDAIFFMSGWVAPFMAMMMVPVMYYLGKQLWNRSAGLAAAGLIAIISLYYFTISSYGWNDHHVAEVVFSTVFILIYCSVLNYIQKNPVDIKKGATFLLPVLFSIGAGISLFLALLSSTTIILVVLVIAVYTAVQYILNYYQGNNSNHLLIVNVVLLSVTSALLLLFGIKQPGTSITQYSIGIVYVHFALIGETVVLAILSKGCSGKKWLYTISLAALAIGGFVLIQINPMLNAVSNQALGLVGFSAYSVGIVETLPWTLPIAWENFNFSLILALGGLLILAYALIKNRESNAVFLVVWSVVMLLLTIQFQRFQNYFTVNIALLAAICIAETLTIRKEKILQCLEPVRCRILPSGEISKDIPGDKNPVSIPKLNKKRDQKRPVHNLANRIDILKNILVIIVILTTAAFIVASLSQDIDYGLKTPDHTLSPDWIESLKWLGANSPDTGVDYYQSYDASGFTYPAQSYGVMAIWDAGHWITVFSHRIPIMNPFQNNLEGANGGAVYFLSTNESKANTLLQNFGGKYIITDSKMAVDTFTNLVPWQSGSVDISSYIKWFMIPDTRDSSHLLKVHRFVNGYFQTQVVRLYIYDGSMTDPGSLQYTTYKIRQVPNHGETAGEVNGYARVITQERPVNGSHITSDTLIIREGSNLVPQGYADVFSDKPYEPIEVVPALQHYRLIHESKNNATVAVFPESSLTTLPDIKYVKIFEYVNGAHITGDGIIEVPIVTNTGRAFVYRQESINGEFVVPYSTTGNHYEVKTNGLYHITGTSRYITVTEDDVVTGKLVSG from the coding sequence ATGGATTTTTTTAAAAAATTTACAAAACAGCAGTGCATTATTGGTGCAGTGTTGTTGTCTTTCATGGCAGTCGCCCTGATATTAAGAGCCATTCCTGCACTCTTCATCCATGACGCTGGTTTTTTGTATCTCTATGATACGGACAGTTACTACACATTACGACAGATCGAAGTGATGGTGAATCATTTTCCCCAGTATAACTGGTTTGATCCCATGACTGCATTTCCCGGGGGAAAAACCCTCGACTGGGGTCCGCTGGTTCCGTTCATTGCAGCGACCCTCTGTCTTATTACCGGCGCTACTACCCGGGATGCGATCTTTTTTATGTCCGGATGGGTAGCGCCGTTCATGGCAATGATGATGGTTCCCGTAATGTATTATCTGGGAAAACAATTGTGGAACAGGTCTGCCGGCCTTGCAGCTGCGGGCCTGATCGCAATAATTTCCCTGTATTATTTTACCATTTCATCGTATGGCTGGAACGATCACCATGTGGCTGAAGTGGTATTCAGCACGGTCTTTATCCTCATCTATTGTTCCGTACTCAATTATATACAAAAAAATCCCGTGGACATTAAAAAAGGTGCTACATTTTTATTACCGGTTCTCTTTTCAATCGGGGCCGGTATTTCCCTGTTCCTTGCGCTGCTGTCATCGACTACCATCATCCTTGTGGTGCTTGTCATCGCAGTATATACAGCAGTCCAGTATATTCTGAATTATTACCAGGGGAATAACTCAAACCATCTTCTCATCGTCAATGTGGTATTATTATCGGTAACTTCTGCTCTCCTCCTGCTCTTTGGCATCAAACAACCCGGAACCTCCATAACGCAATACTCAATCGGGATCGTCTATGTGCACTTTGCACTTATCGGTGAGACGGTTGTACTTGCCATTCTGAGCAAGGGTTGCTCCGGAAAAAAATGGTTATACACAATAAGTCTTGCAGCTCTTGCCATCGGAGGGTTTGTTCTTATCCAGATAAATCCCATGCTCAATGCAGTCAGTAACCAGGCCCTTGGACTGGTTGGTTTTTCAGCCTATTCCGTGGGCATTGTAGAAACACTGCCCTGGACCTTGCCAATTGCATGGGAAAATTTCAATTTTTCCCTGATCCTGGCACTTGGCGGATTGCTGATCCTAGCTTATGCACTGATAAAAAATCGGGAGAGCAACGCAGTTTTTCTTGTAGTATGGTCGGTCGTGATGCTGCTGTTGACCATCCAGTTCCAGCGGTTCCAGAATTATTTTACCGTAAATATTGCCTTGCTTGCTGCGATCTGTATCGCAGAGACACTCACCATCAGAAAGGAAAAAATTCTCCAATGCCTTGAACCGGTTAGATGCCGGATTTTGCCATCAGGGGAGATATCAAAGGATATACCCGGGGACAAAAATCCCGTATCCATACCAAAACTGAATAAAAAAAGGGATCAAAAACGCCCCGTTCACAACCTGGCAAACAGGATTGATATCTTAAAGAATATCCTTGTCATTATCGTAATTCTTACAACGGCTGCATTTATTGTGGCTTCCCTTTCACAGGATATAGATTATGGACTGAAAACACCGGACCATACCTTATCTCCTGACTGGATTGAATCGCTGAAATGGCTGGGAGCAAACAGCCCGGACACAGGTGTTGATTACTATCAATCCTATGATGCCAGTGGGTTTACCTACCCGGCTCAATCCTATGGGGTCATGGCGATCTGGGATGCCGGGCACTGGATTACAGTGTTCTCGCACCGTATTCCGATCATGAACCCGTTCCAGAACAACCTGGAAGGTGCGAATGGGGGTGCGGTCTATTTCCTGAGCACAAATGAGTCAAAAGCCAATACGCTGCTCCAGAATTTCGGTGGAAAATATATTATCACCGATTCAAAGATGGCCGTCGACACCTTCACCAATCTTGTTCCCTGGCAGAGTGGTTCTGTTGATATTTCCTCCTACATAAAATGGTTCATGATTCCGGACACCCGCGATTCCTCCCACCTTCTCAAAGTTCACCGGTTTGTAAACGGGTATTTCCAGACACAGGTTGTCCGGCTGTATATCTATGATGGTTCGATGACCGATCCCGGATCTCTGCAATATACGACTTACAAAATTCGTCAGGTCCCGAATCACGGAGAGACCGCCGGGGAGGTAAACGGGTATGCTCGGGTCATCACCCAGGAGCGCCCGGTAAATGGATCACACATCACCAGTGACACACTAATCATACGTGAAGGTTCAAATCTGGTGCCCCAGGGATATGCAGATGTGTTTTCTGACAAGCCGTATGAACCGATTGAGGTTGTCCCGGCATTGCAGCATTACCGGCTCATCCACGAGTCCAAAAATAATGCAACCGTTGCTGTGTTTCCGGAATCTTCGCTTACCACACTTCCGGATATCAAATATGTAAAAATATTTGAGTATGTCAACGGAGCCCATATCACGGGTGATGGGATTATTGAAGTGCCGATTGTGACAAACACCGGGCGGGCATTTGTCTACCGGCAGGAAAGTATAAACGGGGAATTTGTCGTTCCCTATTCGACAACGGGAAATCACTATGAGGTCAAGACAAACGGCCTATACCATATTACCGGTACCTCCCGGTACATTACGGTGACCGAAGACGATGTTGTAACGGGAAAACTGGTTTCAGGATAG
- a CDS encoding glycosyltransferase family 4 protein, translated as MKIAIIYDVIYPYVKGGVEKRVWELAVRLSHSGHDVHLYGMKFWDGNDIVKREGVTLHGVCPAQNLYSQGRRTVREAISFGIALFFRLRQENYDIIDCQQFPYFSCIAAKCSIVFKKTPLVITWHEVWGDYWYTYLGIAGIFGKCIEWWVSRLTPATVAVSATTAKNLMTLNGQKNIRIIQNGVDLKRINSILPHDETSDIIFVGRLIREKNVDLLVRAMGILSHENKKYQLLIIGDGPERETIERLIHELSIESHVRMTGFLDDHDEIIARMKSAKICVLPSTREGFGIAALEALACGLPVVTVDHKANAIRDLITEQNGCLCLLSEEDLADKISRTMAQHKEMKNACIASAETFDWDHIASDVENYYQSVIDFRR; from the coding sequence ATGAAGATTGCCATCATCTACGATGTTATCTACCCGTACGTGAAAGGGGGTGTGGAAAAACGTGTGTGGGAACTGGCGGTCCGCCTTTCCCATAGCGGACACGATGTCCACCTGTATGGCATGAAGTTCTGGGATGGCAACGACATTGTCAAACGTGAAGGTGTTACCCTTCACGGTGTCTGCCCGGCACAAAACCTTTACTCCCAAGGGAGAAGAACGGTCCGGGAAGCGATCTCCTTTGGCATTGCTTTATTTTTCCGGCTGCGTCAGGAAAACTATGATATTATCGACTGCCAGCAGTTCCCCTATTTTTCCTGTATAGCGGCAAAATGCAGTATAGTCTTTAAAAAAACGCCTCTTGTGATTACCTGGCATGAAGTCTGGGGCGATTACTGGTACACGTATCTTGGCATTGCAGGGATCTTTGGGAAATGCATTGAGTGGTGGGTATCCCGGCTCACGCCCGCGACGGTTGCCGTTTCAGCAACCACGGCAAAAAATCTCATGACGTTAAACGGCCAGAAAAACATCCGCATCATCCAGAATGGTGTTGACCTGAAACGAATAAATTCGATTCTGCCGCACGATGAAACTTCAGATATCATCTTTGTCGGCCGTTTGATCCGGGAAAAAAATGTGGACCTTCTTGTCCGTGCGATGGGCATCCTCTCACACGAAAACAAAAAGTATCAATTGCTGATCATAGGCGATGGGCCGGAACGTGAAACCATTGAACGGCTCATCCATGAACTCTCGATCGAATCCCATGTGCGTATGACAGGATTCCTGGACGATCATGACGAGATCATCGCCCGGATGAAATCTGCAAAAATATGTGTACTGCCATCAACGCGGGAAGGATTTGGTATCGCGGCGCTTGAAGCGCTGGCATGCGGGTTGCCGGTTGTTACGGTGGATCATAAGGCAAACGCAATACGGGATCTCATCACCGAGCAGAATGGCTGCTTATGCCTGCTCTCTGAAGAAGATCTTGCCGATAAAATTTCCAGAACGATGGCACAGCATAAGGAAATGAAAAATGCCTGTATCGCATCTGCGGAAACCTTTGATTGGGATCATATTGCCTCAGACGTTGAGAACTACTACCAATCAGTAATTGATTTCCGTCGTTAA